A single genomic interval of Helianthus annuus cultivar XRQ/B chromosome 13, HanXRQr2.0-SUNRISE, whole genome shotgun sequence harbors:
- the LOC110898662 gene encoding zinc finger CCCH domain-containing protein 14 — translation MDFGKKRSRPAATFNGNNGFKKSKQDTESFQSGLGSKSKPCTKFFSTSGCPFGEGCHFLHYVPGGIKNIPQMTGGNAALPPTIRNPVLPPSFPDGSSPPAVKSRLCNKYNTAEGCRFGDKCHFAHGEWELGKPTVPSHHEDPRAMAHAPGNRFGTGGPGRMDFNPLDNHQAAGGFGASATAKISVLGTLAGPIIGKNGVNSKQICRLTGAKLSIRDHESDPNLKNIELEGTFEQIKQASQMVRELIVNISSSTLPHPPQKSFNGPPANNLKTKLCENFAKGSCTFGERCHFAHGAEELRIAGV, via the exons ATGGATTTCGGTAAGAAACGATCCAGACCTGCTGCTACCTTCAACGGCAACAACGGCTTCAAGAAATCCAAACAAG ACACGGAGTCGTTTCAATCTGGTTTAGGAAGCAAATCGAAGCCATGCACAAAGTTTTTCAG CACTTCTGGCTGTCCTTTCGGCGAGGGATGTCATTTCTTGCATTATGTACCCGGAGGGATAAAAAACATCCCTCAAATGACAGGTGGCAACGCAGCACTACCTCCAACTATCCGAAATCCGGTCCTTCCACCTTCCTTTCCCGACGGTTCATCTCCACCAGCCGTTAAAAGCCGCCTGTGCAACAAGTACAACACTGCAGAAGGCTGTCGGTTTGGCGACAAGTGTCATTTCGCTCACGGAGAATGGGAGCTCGGAAAACCAACCGTCCCATCTCATCATGAAGATCCACGCGCTATGGCCCACGCACCCGGCAACCGATTCGGAACCGGCGGTCCTGGTCGGATGGATTTTAATCCGCTCGACAACCACCAAGCTGCAGGCGGTTTTGGAGCATCAGCAACAGCGAAGATCAGCGTATTAGGCACTCTAGCTGGACCGATCATTGGTAAGAATGGAGTCAACTCGAAACAAATCTGTCGGTTAACCGGAGCCAAGCTTTCGATAAGAGACCATGAGTCGGACCCGAACCTTAAGAACATTGAACTCGAAGGTACGTTTGAGCAGATCAAACAAGCAAGTCAGATGGTTCGCGAGCTTATAGTGAACATAAGCTCGTCGACTTTGCCGCATCCGCCGCAAAAGAGCTTTAACGGTCCTCCAGCTAACAACCTGAAGACAAAACTGTGTGAAAACTTTGCGAAAGGGTCGTGTACGTTTGGTGAGAGATGTCATTTTGCCCACGGTGCTGAAGAGTTGCGCATAGCGGGAGTGTGA